Within the Salvia splendens isolate huo1 unplaced genomic scaffold, SspV2 ctg716, whole genome shotgun sequence genome, the region GCCGTTTGGAATTTGgcaccaaaaaagaaaatatttttccaaaaaGGGATAATTCAATGAATAAATGATGGAAAAATGGATTTGTCAGTTAATGTTGGACAGAAAGTTCAACTCAAAGGGCAAAGGAATGAAGTCAGTATAGCCAAACTTTTCTGGGATTCTTGTAGTAGATTGTTTAAGGTAATCGACATTTCCCGTCAGCTTAATTTCTATAACTGTACGGATCTATCATTCAGGGTTCATAATTGCATCCTATTTGCATATACTTTGATGCCCATGATTTTTCTGATGCATTGTTTTTAAATACTGTTTCTTATTGTAATTTTGGAGTTCTTTGAAGACTGTTATAATGAAAGCCTTGCTTTCCCCAATTATTTAGAAGTTGAATCATCCATCATATGCCTTTGTTAATTGTTATGTAGATAAGTGGAGTAGTAGATTCTTCAATCAAGATTTTACTTTTGATTCTGCAATTGTTTGATTCTTAAATTACTTGAACATACTCCATGTGTTAgaatgttttcatttcatttttgctTCAAAACTGGAAATTCCAAGTAACATTAAGTGATTTATCTTTATAGCTAagtgttatgatagtatatctTGTTTTGATGGTTGGACAATTAAGTTGTACTGACCTTGTTTATGGGTTTATCCCTTGTTTCATAAGAAAAGCCATTTTTTAACTTCACTTCACTGTCTTACATTTCTCAGTTGAAGTATTAAACCCGACCCTAGATATGACAATTACGCAGGTTTAGATGGCTCAGGAGAAAACTACTGCATCAAGCACTGCTAATCCAAGTGAAGAAAAGGCTAATGAACATCCTAATTTTCTGACTGAAGGATTGCGTAATTTCACCTCATACTTCCCGAAGTATGTTAAGGTGGGTGACTGCCCTCATTTGTATTTGAAGAATGGAAGTCCAGTTCAGTTCTTGATTTCACTTTACGCGTCTTGTCTTGATGCAGCAgtttagttttaaaaaattgaagaagaatgACCATTTCAGATCCTCTGAGTTATCTGCCAGAAACAACAAAGAGTTGTCTACCACAAGTTTGAGTTTAGAGAGGCAAATGGAAGCATGGAAACACAATCCAGAGTGGGTGGAACGTCCTCCGTGTATAAAGGTGACAAAAGTCTGACATTTTCCACCCTGCGTTATTACAATGTCGTTTAATGTTTGTGTTATTAGAGTACATATGCAAGCCTAGATAGTCCCTATCGTTAACTATGTGTACTTTCTTGAATCTCGtggtttgatttttttcaacaacGTGCAGGTAACCATCCCTAAAGGTTCTCTTTCATGCCTTAGTGTGAGTGTTGATGCTGGGTTGCCTCCGGATGCTGTATACAACATTGTGACAGACCCTGACAATAAGAGAGTATTCAAAAACATCAAGGTAACAAAGTTAATTATCtctaaattatttaatcatttaCTCGGGAATCATTCTGTCTACCAACCCTGTAGCCTTCTTCTTTGATGTATTCAGGAAGTAATTTCTAGAAAGGTATTAGTGGATGAAGGATTAAGGCAGGTGGTGGAATTGGAGCAAGCAGCAATTTGGAGATTCCTTTGGTGGTCGGGAACGATCTCCGTTAATGTTTTAGTCGACCAAAACAGAGAAGATCATTCTGTAAGGACATG harbors:
- the LOC121791089 gene encoding uncharacterized protein LOC121791089 isoform X2; this encodes MAQEKTTASSTANPSEEKANEHPNFLTEGLRNFTSYFPKYVKFSFKKLKKNDHFRSSELSARNNKELSTTSLSLERQMEAWKHNPEWVERPPCIKVTIPKGSLSCLSVSVDAGLPPDAVYNIVTDPDNKRVFKNIKEVISRKVLVDEGLRQVVELEQAAIWRFLWWSGTISVNVLVDQNREDHSMKFKQIKSGFMEKFEGSWKMEPLFVDEELCHPFKPNSVADYVSCSNGLGRIASRLKLEQLIQPAIVPPPPISWYLRGITTKTTEMLITDLLAESTRIRQASGNGDDGEPAETRQDHVRKNIKERWAVRRKTARHSHRRLFLNSKLS
- the LOC121791089 gene encoding uncharacterized protein LOC121791089 isoform X1, with amino-acid sequence MAQEKTTASSTANPSEEKANEHPNFLTEGLRNFTSYFPKYVKQFSFKKLKKNDHFRSSELSARNNKELSTTSLSLERQMEAWKHNPEWVERPPCIKVTIPKGSLSCLSVSVDAGLPPDAVYNIVTDPDNKRVFKNIKEVISRKVLVDEGLRQVVELEQAAIWRFLWWSGTISVNVLVDQNREDHSMKFKQIKSGFMEKFEGSWKMEPLFVDEELCHPFKPNSVADYVSCSNGLGRIASRLKLEQLIQPAIVPPPPISWYLRGITTKTTEMLITDLLAESTRIRQASGNGDDGEPAETRQDHVRKNIKERWAVRRKTARHSHRRLFLNSKLS